The sequence CGTCACCAAAATAGTTGTAGCCTAAGTTATAGCCCAAGCCAATCAAATCATTTATAGTGTGAGAAATGGCCACTTTATTTACTGTACCCAACGTTGAATTGGTCAAATCCGGTGAACCAGTGGGAAGAATTAAATGAGAAATAAAAGCAATTTCGGAATTGACACCTTCCTTTCTGAGTACTTGCAATTTGAACCCTACTTCCATATCACTCAGACCAAATTCAGGATCATCGTTTGCTAAATCATCGTAAATTGTAACATGTTCTGCCAATCGAAGTTCCAGGGTTTCAAAAATCCCATACCTGAACAAGGCCGTAGGAAGCAATGATATTCTCGTACCGTCGAAGTCCCCGGTTCCAAATCCCATTTCAACCTGAAGACTGTTTTTTGGAATTGTTGTCGAAGATTCCGTTTGGTCCGGGCGGTCTGTAACAATCTGGGCATTTAAGACATTACTCATGATAAACATTACAGTAAGGCTCAAAATGAATCGATTCATGGTTTTTCAATTGTTTAATTTACCTGAAAATTGGTTTGGCCAAAAGTAAAGAATATGGCACACATTGGAAGGTGATAACTCATTTTAATCAGCTATCCCTCATTCTTCTCAACGGTCCCTTTTAAGTAAAAAAGCCCCCGTCAATTGATCAACGGAGGCTTTTTCATGGCATATTGCAGCTTTCTACCTGAAGCTGGCCAGGAAGTCGTCTTTGCATTTTTCTTTATGACGGTTTTGGACACACTGGGCGTCGAGAACGGCCACCATTACCATATTGATGATTTCCTGCACACTGTTTCCAAAGTGCAGCACATGAACGGATTTATTGAGTCCATTAAGGATCGGGCCGATCACGTCAAACTTACCCACCTCACGTAAAAGTTTATAGGCAATATTACCGGCAGTAAGGTATGGGAAAATCAGCGTATTAGCCGGGCCACCTTTCAACTTGGAAAAAGGGAAGTTTTCTTCGAGCATTTCGGCATTGAGGGCTACGTCAACCTGGATTTCACCGTCGACGATCAGTTTGGGATAGTCCCGGTGAAGAATACTGACGGCTTCGCTTACCATATCGGGGATACGGCCGCGGTTACTGCCGAAGTTGGAATAAGTTACCATGGCCACGCGTGGTGTGAGGTTGAACTGTTTAACGGCAAAAGCAGTCTGCAGGGTAATCTCAACCAGTTGCTGCACATTGGGTTCTTTGTTTACCGTGCAGTCGGAAAGGAAAAGTGGCCCTTCCTTGGTATTGATGATGTACATGCCTGAAACCAGCGCAGCATGTGGTTTTTTACCAATGACTTCGATGGCCGGTCTTATGGCGTCAGGATAATTGTTGGTGAGGCCTGAGACCATGGCGTCAGCATAACCTGTTTCGACCAGCATAGGGCTGAAGTAATTGCGGTGGTGCAGTCTGTCAAGGGCTGTGCTGAGGGTAATCCCTTTGCGGTTTCGTTTCTGGAAAAGTAGCTCCGCAAACTGGCGCCTTCTGTCATTTTCGCCGGCTGAACGTGGATCAATAATTTCCGGGTTAGGAATATCAAGCTCGTGCAGTTGGATGAGTTCAAGGATCTTGTCTTTATCGCCCAGTAAAATCGGATAGGCTGCTTGTTGATTTAGCACAAACTCAGCCGCTTTAAGCATTTTATAGTTCTCCGCATCAGCGAAAACCACGCGTTTGGGTTCTTCTATTGCCCGGTGTCTGATTTGTCGGGTGATGGGGTTTGTTGTCCCCATTTTTTTCTGGAGAAACTCGTTGTAAACGTCCCAGTTGGTAATCGGTTTACGGGCAACTCCGGATTCCATGGCTGCCCTGGCAACAGCAGGGGCAAGTCTGGTAATCAGTCTCGGGTCAAATGGTTTTGGAATGATATAATCTTTACCAAAGGCAAAATTGGTGGCATGATAAGCAATGTTAACCTCGTCTGGTACCGGCTCGGTGGCCAGTTCGGCCAGGGCGTATGCAGCGGCCAGTTTCATCTCGTCGTTAATACATTTTGCTCTCACATCCATTGCTCCGCGGAAGATGAACGGG is a genomic window of Bacteroidales bacterium containing:
- a CDS encoding transporter — protein: MNRFILSLTVMFIMSNVLNAQIVTDRPDQTESSTTIPKNSLQVEMGFGTGDFDGTRISLLPTALFRYGIFETLELRLAEHVTIYDDLANDDPEFGLSDMEVGFKLQVLRKEGVNSEIAFISHLILPTGSPDLTNSTLGTVNKVAISHTINDLIGLGYNLGYNYFGDGNGDLTYSAALSFGLSDKFGMFVEPFGEYSNLTTWTSNLDGGLTYLLKDNFQLDFSLGVGLNHKMNFFAIGFSWNNNFKQSKN
- a CDS encoding NADP-dependent malic enzyme — protein: MLDNLFRKDALTYHAEGRPGKLEVIPSKPYSTKRDLSLAYTPGVADPCLKIKDNPDDVYKYTMKGNLVAVISNGTAVLGLGDIGALAGKPVMEGKGLLFKIFADIDVFDIEIDLKDPQKFIDTVVAIAPTFGGINLEDIKAPECFEIEEKIQAAVDIPIMHDDQHGTAIITSAGLLNAVKITGKRIEDMVIVVNGAGASAISCTRLYQKLGAKPENIIMLDSKGVLRRDRTDLNYMKKQFATDRDIHTLAEAIDGADMFLGLSTAGVLKKELLLKMAPHPVVFALANPVPEIMYDEAVSVRDDLIMATGRSDYPNQINNVLGFPFIFRGAMDVRAKCINDEMKLAAAYALAELATEPVPDEVNIAYHATNFAFGKDYIIPKPFDPRLITRLAPAVARAAMESGVARKPITNWDVYNEFLQKKMGTTNPITRQIRHRAIEEPKRVVFADAENYKMLKAAEFVLNQQAAYPILLGDKDKILELIQLHELDIPNPEIIDPRSAGENDRRRQFAELLFQKRNRKGITLSTALDRLHHRNYFSPMLVETGYADAMVSGLTNNYPDAIRPAIEVIGKKPHAALVSGMYIINTKEGPLFLSDCTVNKEPNVQQLVEITLQTAFAVKQFNLTPRVAMVTYSNFGSNRGRIPDMVSEAVSILHRDYPKLIVDGEIQVDVALNAEMLEENFPFSKLKGGPANTLIFPYLTAGNIAYKLLREVGKFDVIGPILNGLNKSVHVLHFGNSVQEIINMVMVAVLDAQCVQNRHKEKCKDDFLASFR